The following is a genomic window from Pirellulales bacterium.
GTATAACCCCGCGGAAGTTCCCGGCACGGACCAGCCTTACGCGCTGCCGGAGTACCTGCGCAACATCCAGCCCGAACAGCCAGAACTGCCAGAACATCCTGAGGAAGGGCGGCCGCGCGGCGAATAATGGCCAAGTCGCGCCCCCAGATGACTTCGGTCGATTATGTGGTCATCGCCCTCAGCCCCTTTCTGATCATGCTGCTGGTGGGCAGCCTTTCGTTTTTTCTTTTGGAACTGGGCTACCGTGGCGAGCTGACCACGCGGCTGCGCTGGATTCTGTTCTGGTTTGTGATCGGCACGGTCGGCATTGCCCGCATCTCGATGGAGGAGGGCGCCGAGCGGGCCAGCATCTATGGTCTGGGACTGGCCGGGGCAGTGGCACTGGCGGCTTGGCGGCTGGTCGATTCGCCTTTTCTCTGTTGGGGACTGATGGCCGTCGTCTGGTGGTGTGCCCACAAGCTTACCTGGGACTGCACGCTCATCGACGAAGAGCAAGACGCTTCGGGCGAAGGGCTGCTGCAGGTCGCCGGGCTGGAGGAAGGAATTGGCAACGGTACACCCGCGGCAGGCAGCTCGGACGACGAAAAGCCACGCCGCCGGAACTGGTGGCAGCGGTTTTTGGAAAGCCCCGAAGAACGCCGCAAGCGGCCGCACGCACCGGGCGTATGGGTGATCTACTTTTCGCTGGCCGCATTGCCGCTGTTCGGTTTGGGCCAGGCGCTGATTCCGGCGGGCGACATCGAGCGGCGACGGACCGCGTTCTGGCTCCTGGTGTGGTACGTGGCCAGCGGCATGGGCCTGCTGTTGACGACCAGTTTCCTGGGACTGCGGCGGTATCTCAGGCAGCGAAAACTCGAAATGCCCGTGTCGATGACGGGCGTCTGGTTGGGAGTCGGCGGCACGTTGATCGTGCTGTTGATTCTCGTGATGATGCTCATCCCCCGCCCCAGCCCGGAATACCCGGTCGAGGAACTGATCGCCAACGCCATCCGCTCGCCGGTTCAACAGGCGTCGCGACATGCCGTGATGCGCGACGGCGGCGTGCAGCAGGGCCCGGCCGACGCCAAGCCGGCCAATCCGCCGCACGACGATTCGCAAACGAACCGCTCGCAGCAACCCGAACAGAAAGACCCGCCCGGAGGACAGCAACAGGCGGGTGGACAACAGCAGGGCGGACAACAGCAGGGCGGACAGCAACAGAGCGGGCAACAACAGGGTGGGCAACAACAGGGCGGGCAGCAACAGGGCGGGCAGCAACAGGGCGGGCAGCAACAAGGCGGGCAGCAACAAGGCGGACCACAGCAGGGCGGGCAACAGCAGGGCGGACAGCAGCGGAGTGGGCAACAACAGGGTGGGCAACAACAGGGTGGCCAACAGCAGAGTGGGCAACAGCAGGGCGGACAACAGCAGGGCGGGCAGCAACAAGGCGGACAACAACAGGGCGGACAACAACAGGGCGGACAACAACAGGGCGGGCAGCAACAGAGCGGGCAGCAACAGGGCGGGCAACAGAGTGGCCAGCAACAGAGTGGCCAGCAAGCGGGAGGTCAACAACAAGGCGCGCAGCAGCAGGGAAATCAGCAACAGACTGGGCAACAACAGGGAAGCCAGCAGCAGAGCGGTCCGCAAAACCAGCCCAAGGAACAGCCGCGTAATCAATCACCGGCTGGACAACCGCCGACTCAGCCATCGGCCGAACGACAGCAAGAGCGACCGTCCGACACGAACCAACAGCAGGGCCAGCAACCGCAGGCTGGCACATCGAAGCCCGAAACGCCTCCGCCACAGCCCTCGCGACTGCCAAAACTCCCCAGCCTTTCGCTGGCCGGCTGGATCCGCTGGCTGATGTGGGGCGCGCTGGCAGTGGCGGCCATTATCGGCTTCTTGCGATATCGCGAACAAGTCATCGCGTTCCTACGGCAACTTTGGGCCGAGTTGCTGGCACTCTGGGGCGAACTGTTCGGTGGCCGCAAGACAAAATCGGCCGATGTCGCGGATCCTGAGCGGCTTGAGCCGCCACGTCCTTTCGCTGCATTTCGCAATCCCTTCGCGTCGGGCAAGGACGATCGCCTCCCTCCGGAGCAACTCGTGCGATACACCTTCGAGGCGCTCGACGCCTGGGCCTTCGAGCATCAAGCGGCGCGGCGGCTGGACGAGACGCCGCTGGAGTTCGCCGACGCCGTCGGCGACCGGCATCCCGCCTTGGCGCAAGACACGCGCCAGCTCGCGCGGCTCTATTCACAGATGGTTTATGCCCGTACCAATCCCACGCACGACTGCCTGCCGCTGCTTCGCCGCCTTTGGGACGAGATGACTCGCCGCGCGCGTCAGCCGGTCGGAACCTCGTAGGGTAGGGCTGACATGCGCAGAATCAGCGGTGCTCCAGAATCCGGGTGAGGGCCGAACAACCTTCCGCTTCACTTCTTGACCGTTTGTGGCGACCGCTTGCGTCGCACGGCCAACTCGGCCACGAAGCGCTCGTGCTCGGCGGACCGCAGGCCCTCCTGAAGCCGGTCGAGTACCTGCCGCAGGTTGCCCGACAAAAGTGCCTGGCCGTCGAGCCAAAGGCCGGGAAAGATTCGCGAGCGATAAAGTCCGTCTGCATTGGGCGAAAGAAACTGGTAGCGGCCGTCGACGAGCACGTGCCAGCGGATTTCCTGCTCGAAGACCACCACGGCCAGATACTCGGGAATGCCGGCTGACTGATAAAGCCTGAATTTCTGGTGCAGATCGTAGGAGGCGGTAGAAACGGAAACTTCCGCCAGCAACTCGGGCGTGCCGTGCAGAAATTTGTCTTCGACCCGCGACCCGCCGCCATACTCCGCGGGTCAAATGATCGCCGGCCATCAGCGGCGCGACGCGCTGTTCGGTTACAATTGCCATAGTGCCACCTCGTCCTTTCATTCTAGGTGTCCGGTCGCGGAGCGCCAATCATTCAAACGTGGACGGTAGACAGTAGACGGTAGACAGGGATTCGCAAATCCACCAATGCCCACCGTCCATCGTCTAACGCCTACCCCGGCGACAGTGCGTCGGACAACTTCCAGCCATCTCGCAACACCGCCTCTTTCGGTGTCACGATGATCCCTTCGCAAACCATGGCCTGGTCGCTGTCGGGCGTCGTTTCGATGCCCCGCTCGTTAAGCAATCGCACCCGCCGGCCAACATGGCAATTCTTGTCGACGATCGCCCCCTCGACCACCGACCCTTCGCCGATGGCCAGCGGCGGAATGCCGGCGTTGCAGTCGGCGGCCATCATTGCCGGCGACTGGAAAAAGTCGTTGCCCATCAAGACCGAATTGCGGATGGTGACGTTGCGGCCAATGCGGCAGCGCAGACCGATGACGCTGTTCTCGATGGTCGCCCCGCTCTCAATGTGGCAGCCGTCGGCCACGAGGCTGTTTCGCACGGTGGCCCCCTCGATGCGCGTGGGCGGCAGAAACCGCGGGTGCGAGTAAATCGGCGCATCGGCCGACGTCAACTCGAAGGACGGCTCCGGCCTGGCCAGATCGAGATTCGCCTGGTAGAACGACTTGATCGTGCCGATGTCTTCCCAGTAGCCGTCGAACAGATGCACGTGGACTCGGTGCGTGCGAATGGAGGCCGGGAAAATTTCTTTGCCGAAATCCCGGTAATCCGTCTTCGTCAACAGCTCGACCAGCGTATCGCGGTTGAAGAGATAAATGCCCATGCTGGCCAGCAGGTCGCGGCCGCGGCTGGCGATGCCTTGGGCATCAATCCAGGCGGGGTCGGTCCGCATATGCCGCACCTCCGGCTCGGTTTTGGGCTTCTCCAGAAAGCCGGCCACCGCGCCCGAGGCATCGAGCCGCAAAATGCCCAACTGCGAAGCTTCGTGGCGGGCCACCGGCAAGGTGCCGATCGTGGCCTCGGCTTTGTTGCGGCGGTGCGTCACCAGCATGTCGAGGTAATTCATACGGTAAAGCTGGTCGCCCGACAGAATGAGCACATACTCGATCCCCGGCTGCTGCAAGGCCCGCAAGTTCTGCCGCACGGCGTCGGCCGTGCCCTGATACCAGCCGGCGTTTTCGGGCGTCTGCTGCGCCGCCAGGATTTCGACGAAGCCGCCGTTGAAGGCGTCGAAGCGATACGTCTGCCGGATGTGCCGGTGCAGGCTCACCGAGTTGAACTGCGTGAGCACGTACATCCGATTCAGGCCGCTATTGATGCAATTCGAGAGCGGAATGTCGATCAGCCGATACTTGCCGGCCAAGGGCACCGCCGGCTTGGAGCGGACCTTCGTCAGCGGGTGCAGCCGTGTCCCGCGCCCGCCCCCCAGAACCATCGTCAAGATATTTTTCATCGCCTGGAACCCGTTTGAAGCTCAACCATTCGAACCGTGAGCGACATTGTAACCGAAGCGGCCAATTGTGGTAGGTTGACGTTATGATCCTCGAAGGCATTGTGACCACGCTCAACGCCGATGGAACCGTCAATGTCGCTCCCATGGGACCGCAGGTCGACCTCGAGCGGCGTCAGATCGTGCTGCGGCCGTTTCAGACTTCAACCACCTTTCAAAATCTGAAGCGGGCCGGCCAGGGCGTATTTCACGTCACCGACGACGTCGAGCTGCTGGCACGGGCGGCCATCGGACGACTCGATCCGCTTCCCGAACTGATGGCGGCCGAAGGCGTCGAGGGTTTTCGCCTGGCCGACACCTGCCGTTGGCACGCCTTCCGCGTGCGACATGGCGACGATCAAAGCCCGCGCGCGACGTTCGTTGCCGATGTGGTCGCCACGGGGCATGTGCGGGATTTTTTTGGTTTCAACCGGGCCAAGCACGCCGTGGTGGAAGCCGCAATTCTCGCCACCCGCACGCATCTGCTCTCGTCGGAGGAGATCGCCGGGGAGTTTGCCAAACTGAAGATCCTGATCGACAAGACTGGCGGTCCGCAGGAGCATCGCGCTTTTGCCCTGCTCGGCGATTATGTGGCCGCAACCGGAAAGCGAGGTGGAAATGGCTGAGCGAGTCGTGAGTGTCGTTGCCGGCAGCCGGCTGCACTTTGGCATGCTTTCTTTCGGCCAAAGCGGCCTGCGGCAGTTCGGAGGCGCCGGAGCAATGATCGCCGAACCGGCACTTCGACTCGGCATTCGCGAAAGCGACCGCTTCGAAGTCCACGGGCCCTTGAGCGACCGCGTGCGGCAGCATGTGGCCCACCTGTCGCGTCACGCCCCCTGGTGGGGTAGCAGCATTCGTGAGAATTCTGGCGCTCCCCCGTTGAGCATCACCGTCGAATCGGCGCCGCCGCAACACGCCGGACTGGGCAGCGGCACTCAGTTGGGCATGGCGCTCGCGCGAGGCCTGGCCGCTTATTTGGGTGCGCCCGATGCGACCGCCGAGCAACTTGCCCGATGGGTGGGCCGGGGCAGGCGATCGGCGGTCGGCATCCACGGTACACTCGGCGGCGGGCTGATCGTTGAAGGCGGAAAGCTGCGCGACGACGAGATTTCGCCGTTGGTCAGCCGGGTGGCGCTCGCCGAACAATGGCGGTTTGTGCTGCTTTTGCCGGGCGAATCGGCGGGGCTATCCGGCGAAACGGAGCAGCGGGCGTTCGACCGGCTTCCTCCGGTCCCCTTGGCGACGACCGCCGCCCTGTGCCGCGAATTGGTCTGCGAGTTGGTGCCCGCTGCCAGCCAGGGCGACTTTGAGCGTTTCGGCGAAAGCCTTTATCGCTATGGCCGGCTGGCGGGCGAGTGCTTTGCGGCGGTGCAAGGGGGCATTTACGCCAGCCCTGCCCTGGCCAGCCTGATCGAGCGGTGCCGCACGCTGGGCGTGGCCGGCGTCGGGCAGTCGTCTTGGGGACCGACCGTGTTTGCCCTTTGCCGGGGACAGAACGAGGCCGAAAAGTTGATCGCGGCAATCCGGGACGCAATGCCGCTCTCGGCGAGCTACCTTGCCGCGCCGGACAATCAGGGCCTCCGCGTGATTTTCCGTTGACTATCAAATTCGCCCCAAGTTATACTGAATCCACTGGTTAGCAACTCAAACGGCGATCGGCCGAATTCTAGGAGCGGTTTGCGATGAACCTGCTGGGAAAAATCTTCGTTGTCTTGATCCTGGTGATGAGCCTGTTGTTCCTCGGTTTTTCCGTGGCCGTGTATGCCACGCACAAGAACTGGAAGGCGGTCGCCTTGCGGCCGCGCGACCAGGCGAAGCCGGGCGAGCCGATGGGTCTGAAGTATGAATTGGAAGACGCGAAATTCAAGGCCGATGGGTTGCAAGCCCAGCTAAAGAAGCTGCAAGAAGCAACGCAAACGGAAGACAATTCCCGCCGTGCCCAGTTGGCGCGTCTCGAAACCACAAAGGCCGAGCTGAAAAAAGAATATGACCAACTCGTCGAGCAGCTTGCGAAACTGACCGAAGGCCAGCGTCGCGCCACCGAGGCCGCTCAGGTCGCGCAAGAGTTGCTCTCGGCCAAGTTGGAGGAAATCGACAAAGCACGGCAGGAAATCGCCGAGACTCACGAAGCCCGCGACACGGCCTTCAAAGAAGCGGTGGCTCTGACCGACAAGCTGCACGAAGCGGAAGGCGAGCGCGACCGTCTAACGGCCAGCACTCGGACGCTGGTGCGGCAGATGGCTCAGATGCGCGACATCGCGGCCAGGAAAGGCATCGATATCAACGAGCCGGCCGACAACCTGCCGCCGAAAGTCGATGGCATTGTGCTGGCCAGCAATGCCGACGGGCTGGTCGAAATCTCCATCGGTGGCGACGACGGCCTTCGCAAGGGGCATCAGGCCTACGTCTATCGCAAACAAAAGGGCGAGAGCAGGCCGATCGCCAAAATTGAAGTCGTCGAAGTGCGGCCCGATAAATCGGTTGCCAAAGTCATTCCCGAATTCCGCCTGGCTCCCATTGCGAGGAACGATCTTGTCGCCACAAGACTTAACTGACGCCAATCGCGGCGTTGTCGTTCAAAAACCGAAGGCCGATATCTACACCTGGCTGCTGTTGGTGGCGCTGGTCGCGATCTTGATGGCCATCACCTGTCTGGCGCTGGAATTGAAGCGCTACGACTGGGATTTCAAGGCGGCTGGCGCCGGTGCCGTGGCGATGGACGTCCGTGGTCCGTTGTCCGTAGTCCGCGGCTAGAGCCTGGGCCGGTGGCTGGGGCAGAGCTTGGCCCGATAGCGGCTGGCACCCTTCAAGAGCGGGGCGGCCAAGCGATGCCCAGGTGCGTCCAACCGGGGCATCGCCTGGCCGCCGAGATGAACGGAGCGCCAGCCTCCACTTGGCCAGGCTCTGCCCCAGCCACCGCCAACGTCTCATCCTCGGCCGCGTTAAGTATGCATCGTTCGTGCCACTGACACCGATGCCCTGCGATCCGCCGGTGACGAGGGCGACCGTTGACGGCATGGGCGCACGTCCCTCATCTCTCAGCCCTCATCTCTCATCACCTTGTAGGCAAATACGCGCTAGATGTTACGATAGAAACGGGCTTGTGACGAGTCATGACCGAGAATCTTCCCAACCGCGCCGGACAATTCGACGGACTGAACCAGCTTGCGCGCGCCAGCCGCTTGCGCCGCTGGTCGACAGGGCGCGATGGCAACCGCGAGGAGACGGGCGATGCACAGCCGAGGCCGGCCGAAATTGCCGCTTCTCCGCTTCAGTTCCGTTTGCGAACGATGCTCTACCTGGTGGCGGTGGCCAGCGGGCTGTTGGCGCTAATGCAGTTGATCGGGGCAGTCTGGTCGTCGGTGCTCGTGGCGCTGTTGCTACTGGGTGGCGCGCATGTCAGCGCGAATTTTTGGGGGACGCGCGTCGCACCGTGGGCCAGCCACCGGGCCCGCACGGCCGACGAACCGGTAAGCTCAGCGGCCCCAGACCGGCCGATCACCCCTATGGTCGGCCCGGCTCGGCTCAGCGAAAGTTGCCGTCCCGGCTGGCCAATGCTGGTCGCCACGGGCGTCGGGGCGCTCGTGGGCGGCAGTTTGGGAAGCGTGGCGCTGGTGATGTTAAGCCTTGAACGGGCAGGGTATTGCGGCGTGATCGTCGGAACCATCTCCGCGGCGGCCGTGGGCGGTTTTCTCGGTTTTCTGGCCAGCAGCTTTGCTGAAATCGCCTTTCGTGCCTGGAAAGAAGCAATTGAAACCGCGCCTGCCCGCCCCGCGCCGGAGCCGTTGCCAGAGACAATCCCTGAGCCTCCTTGCGCATTTTGATATTTTGATATTGCGCTTTCGGCGAGGCCGTAGGGTGGGGCAAGCGAGCTTGCGAGCGCCGGCCCACCGTAAGCGACGTCGTCTGGCCAGCGCTCGCAAGCTCGCTTGCCCCACCTTACGAGGCACGGCCGGTGCGGAATGTTGCCGCGCAAAGCGGCATGATAAAATTAGGGGTGACACCAAGTTCACCTTGCAGCAAGTTACCGCCATGCCATCACCGTTTCCAGGAATGAATCCGTTCCTCGAGCAGGACGACGTTTGGGAAGATTTCCACCATAACTTCTTGACGTGGGCGCAAGCCGCACTCAATTCGCAGTTGGGTGACGACTACTTTGCGAGAATCGAGGCCCGCGTCTATATTCGCGAACTTTCCGAGGAGGAGCGCCGCTTTTTCGGTCGCGCCGACGTTGCCGTCTCCGCCGCAAGTCGTCCGGAGCATCCGACGGCCGTCGTGGAGCTTGACGCGCCCGTCGAGCTGGTGCTGCCGGAAGTCGACCTCGTGCGCGATTCGTGGCTTGAAATCCGCGACCGTCGCGATCGCCGCGTCATCACGATCATCGAACTGCTCAGTCCGGCCAACAAGAGACGCGGCCCCGATCGCGACGCTTACCTGAGCAAGCGAAACGGCGTCCTTGCCAGTCAGACGCACCTGGTGGAGATCGATCTGCGGCGAGGCGGGACGCGACCCGAGTTGCCGCCGCTTCCGGACTGCGACTACTACGTATTCATTTGCCAGTATGAATTGCGGCCCCGGATCGGCTTTTGGCCAATTGGCCTGCGCGACCGATTGCCGACCATTCCTGTGCCGCTTACAAGTTCGGAGCCGCCGATCATGCTCGATTTGCAGGAACTGCTGCACCAGAGCTACGACTCGGCGGACTACGGCAAAACCATCTACGCCGAGGTGCCCGATCCGCCGCTTTCGGCCGTCGATGCCGCCTGGTCGCGTCAGTTTATCCCCGTGGACCATGAGTAAGCTTACCTGTTCGGCAGGATGCCGCCGGCTTGCCCGGCGGAAGCCCGCGCGGGCAGTCCTCATTGAACGCAACTCCGCACGTTCATCCACCACGCGCGCCTTTGCGAGCGCTCTTTTTTTGCTGCCGCTGGAGCGCGTCGAGCACGCGGTCTTCAATGCCTTGGGCTTCCACCGCTTTCTCCGCAGCCCTATCAAATGCCTGGCCATCACCTTGCGACAGGGCATCGGCCACGAGATCGAAAGCCTGTCTGCGCAGCTCCATCGAATGTCGAAGCGCCTCGATCTGCTCGACTGCGAAAGGCGTGAGTCCCTTGAGATCGAGATCCTTCAGATGCGCCTCTTTGCGGCGCCAGTTGGGCAAAATCTCCTGTTCGATGCGGCGGACGAATTCTTGCGCCGTGATCCGGTCCGCCTTGAAATCATCCTCCGCTTTGGAGTACGTCTCGATCGCCTGCCGTCGTAGGTCGTACCAGGCGGTGACCTCGGCCGGAACATCGGGCGGCGGCGGATGGGCCACGAACGGTGCGACAACGAATATGACCAGCACCGTCGCAGCCGCCACGATCGCGTTTCTCCACCACCGCACGGGCGGTTCCGGCCCGGAGAGCGGCTGAGAGAGCACAAGCCCCGTCAAGAAGCCGGCCGCAAGTCCGCCAAAAAAACCGCCGCTGTCGAGTCGTTGCCGATAAAGCTCGACGCCCACGTTATACGCCAGAAACACAAACGTGCCGGCACGCAAGCGTCCCAAGGCCGCCGACGGCACCGTTCCCGGCGAGCGCCAGTAAAAGGCGGCCAACGCGCCGATCAAACCGTAAATCGCGTTGGTGCTGCCCGCCAGCGTGGCCTCGGGTCGCCAGCGGACGCCGAGCATGCTGCCGACGAACCCGGCCAGAAGGTACAGCAGCGCAAAACCGACGTGGCCCAAGAAGCGTTCCAGCCAGCTTCCCAACTGGTACAGCACCCATTGATTCACCAGCAATTGCACGATGCCCGCGTGAACGAACAAGCACGTCGCCAGCCGCCATCCCTCGCCGCGGGTCGAGAGGGGCGCATAGTTGGCTTCCCAGGCGCGCAGCGTTTCGGCGCTCGGATCGAGCCAATCGGCGCCGCTGGTGACCATCATCAACCAGATCATCGCGTTGACGGCGATCATCGCCACGGTCACGGGAGCGTGAGGCCCCAACTCCTTCAGCCGGCGATCGAACTCGATCAACTCGTCTCTCTTCATGGGATGCTGTCCTAACGCCTAACGCCGATCGCCTCAAACATGGTGGGCCGGCGCTCGCAAGCTCGCTGGTCCCACCCTACGGCTGTTGTTCCAGGTCAGGGTGCGGTCCGTCACGTGTCCAAAGGAAAGATCGGCCGGCGCACGTGCTGATAGGGCAGCGTGCGCAGGTCGCTCGAACAAGGCCCCGGCGTGCCCACCAGATAGCTGGCCGCCGCGATCGGCTCGTAGGCGCGGCGATGAGCGACCGCGGCCTTGACGCAAATCACGAACATTTTTTCGGGGGCGATTCCCTGGCTGCGCCATTGGCCAAGGTCGAAGGGCGGCGTGCGGCGGCTGGTGAGCAAGACCGTCATCCCTTCGTGCCGCACCACCGCGGACCGCCCCATCTCGAATCGGGCACCCGACATCGAAGCCAGATGGCTTTGCGGGTCTTCCAGTTTGAATCGCCCGTCGCTGCGCGACAGCAGCTCGACCTCCACCCTGACCGGCGGTCCGGAAAGCCGATGCCCTTTGCCGCCGATGGCCAGCGTCTTGCGTCCGCCGATCGCCACGTCGGCCAACTGCTCGACCGACTGCGGATCGCAGATGGCGACGGCCGCCGGGCCGATGCGGTTGTCGATCAGCGCCCGCAAAACCGCGGTGCCGTCGCCGGGCGCGCCCGCGCCGATGTTGTCGGACGGTTCGACCAGCAGGACCGGTCCCCGCTTGTGCTGACTCAGCCGCGGCAGCACCTCTTCCAACGGTGGTTCGAGGCGGTTTCCCTGTTGACGATGGTCGAAGGCCCAGCGACTCAGATGACGCAACTGGGCGTGCGCATCGTCGGGGTCGCCCAACGTGACGGCCGTGAAGCTCGCGCCGGTGTCGGGGATGTCGGCAAAAGCAAAGCCGGCGAACACGTTGACCGCCAGAAAGTGCGGCTCGTCGACTTCCAGGTTGCGCGCGGCGGCTTCCAGCGTGGCCAGGGGATTGTCGGCCGTGCCGGTACCCGTCGGCGGCCACATCAAGGGGGGATGCACCCAGGCCGTCAGGGGACGCTCACCGGTGTGCATCAGCCGCTTCAACAGCTCGGCCGCGTCGGTCGCGGCGCGGCGTGCGTCGGCGTGCGGGTTCTCGCGATAGGCGATCAGCCCGTTGCTGTGGCGGGCCATCCGCTCGGTAAAATTCGCGTGCAGGTCGACCACGCCGCACAGAGGGACGCCGGCACCGCCGGGCAAGCCGCGAATCCGGTCCAGCAGTTCGCCTTCGACGTCCCGGCACGAATGCGTGACCATGCCCCCGTGCAATACCAAAAAGACGCCGTCGATGCCCTGTGCCAATGCCGGTCCGGCCACCGCCAGGAACTCCTGCCAAAACTGCTCGAACACGGCGTCTTCGACCGTCGGACCGGGCGTGGCCCGAACGTCGACGACTGGTAGCAGCGACCAATCGTAGGCGTCGGCGGCTTCCAGCACGCCGGCCAGGGGCGAGCCGTCGCCCGCCGCCGCCAGCAACTCTTTTCCGCGGCGAAACTGAAAGTCGGCCAGCGGGGTATGACCTTCGAGAAACGTGTGCGTCTCGTGAAAGAGGCCGGCCAGGAGAACCCGTTTGTCCATTGAATTACGAGAATGGGTCTGGAAGCTTTCTCTGTCGCTTCCCTTATGATAGCACTACCGCTTGAAGCGCTCATGCGTGAAAAGCCAAAATCGGGTATGGTAGTTGCCGGAGAGACGGGCAGGGTGGGACCAGCGAGCTTGCGAGCGCCGGCCCACCTTACGTACTGGACAAAACAAGCTGCCATGAAATTGCTGTATTCGATCCTGACGGGATCTGTCGCCGGCTGCCTCTTGGCGGTCGTCGGTTGCGGCGCGCCCGCGGCCCAGGGCACCGCGCCGCCCGCTTCAACCGCCGACGCCGATGGGGCGCCAGTGCAGGCGGAGAACGCCCAGCCTGCCGATGGCCACAAGGAGACGCCGTCCAGCGACGCCGCAAGCGATCTCGATCGCGCCTTGGCGCTGGCCCGGCAGTCGTTGGCCAATCTCGAAACCATCAAGGATTACACCTGCGTCTTCTCGAAGCGCGAACGCGTGGGCGATGTGCTGCTGCCCGAAGAACGCAGCGAAATGAAAATCCGGCACCAGCCGTTCAGCGTCTATTTGCGCGCGATCGAGCCGACTTCGTCCGCCGGACAGGAAGTGATCTATGTCGAGGGCCGCAACGACGGCAACCTGATCGCCCACACCACGGGTTTCGGCAGCAGCGTGATTGGCCGCCTGAGCCTCGATCCGCACGGCTACTTGGCCACGCGCGGCAATCGTTACACCATCAAGGACGTCGGGCTGGCCAACCTGGTCCAGAAGCTGATCGACCTGGGCAGCAAGAAGGAGTTGTTCCGCGACAGCACCACGACGATCGAGAAGACCGAGTTTGCCGAACGGCCGTGCACGCAGGTCGAAATCAGCAGCCCGCGGCCGGTGGGCGATTTCCGGCTGGCGATCGCCCGCATCGTGCTCGACGACGAGTGGGACGTGCCCGTGCATTTCGAATCGCACGAATGGCCGGCCGGCGACGCCGCGGAGCCGGTGCTGAGCGAGACGTATTCCTACTACGACTTGAAGCTGAACGTCGGGCTGACCGACCGCGATTTCGATCCCGACAATCCGGAGTATTCGTTTCCGTGACACGCATTGCCATACACGGGGCTGCGGGCCGCATGGGGCAACGGCTGGTGGCGCTGGCCAGCGCCGACCGCGACCTGAAGCTCGTCGCCGCCCTGGACGCCGGCAATCATCCGCGGCTGGGCCAGGACGCAGGCCTCGTGGCCGGAGTCGGCGAGTTGGGCGTGCCGCTGGTTGGCAAGCTGGACGCGGCGGTCGATGTCGTGATCGATTT
Proteins encoded in this region:
- a CDS encoding DUF4129 domain-containing protein, yielding MTSVDYVVIALSPFLIMLLVGSLSFFLLELGYRGELTTRLRWILFWFVIGTVGIARISMEEGAERASIYGLGLAGAVALAAWRLVDSPFLCWGLMAVVWWCAHKLTWDCTLIDEEQDASGEGLLQVAGLEEGIGNGTPAAGSSDDEKPRRRNWWQRFLESPEERRKRPHAPGVWVIYFSLAALPLFGLGQALIPAGDIERRRTAFWLLVWYVASGMGLLLTTSFLGLRRYLRQRKLEMPVSMTGVWLGVGGTLIVLLILVMMLIPRPSPEYPVEELIANAIRSPVQQASRHAVMRDGGVQQGPADAKPANPPHDDSQTNRSQQPEQKDPPGGQQQAGGQQQGGQQQGGQQQSGQQQGGQQQGGQQQGGQQQGGQQQGGQQQGGPQQGGQQQGGQQRSGQQQGGQQQGGQQQSGQQQGGQQQGGQQQGGQQQGGQQQGGQQQGGQQQSGQQQGGQQSGQQQSGQQAGGQQQGAQQQGNQQQTGQQQGSQQQSGPQNQPKEQPRNQSPAGQPPTQPSAERQQERPSDTNQQQGQQPQAGTSKPETPPPQPSRLPKLPSLSLAGWIRWLMWGALAVAAIIGFLRYREQVIAFLRQLWAELLALWGELFGGRKTKSADVADPERLEPPRPFAAFRNPFASGKDDRLPPEQLVRYTFEALDAWAFEHQAARRLDETPLEFADAVGDRHPALAQDTRQLARLYSQMVYARTNPTHDCLPLLRRLWDEMTRRARQPVGTS
- a CDS encoding glucose-1-phosphate adenylyltransferase, giving the protein MKNILTMVLGGGRGTRLHPLTKVRSKPAVPLAGKYRLIDIPLSNCINSGLNRMYVLTQFNSVSLHRHIRQTYRFDAFNGGFVEILAAQQTPENAGWYQGTADAVRQNLRALQQPGIEYVLILSGDQLYRMNYLDMLVTHRRNKAEATIGTLPVARHEASQLGILRLDASGAVAGFLEKPKTEPEVRHMRTDPAWIDAQGIASRGRDLLASMGIYLFNRDTLVELLTKTDYRDFGKEIFPASIRTHRVHVHLFDGYWEDIGTIKSFYQANLDLARPEPSFELTSADAPIYSHPRFLPPTRIEGATVRNSLVADGCHIESGATIENSVIGLRCRIGRNVTIRNSVLMGNDFFQSPAMMAADCNAGIPPLAIGEGSVVEGAIVDKNCHVGRRVRLLNERGIETTPDSDQAMVCEGIIVTPKEAVLRDGWKLSDALSPG
- a CDS encoding DUF447 domain-containing protein is translated as MILEGIVTTLNADGTVNVAPMGPQVDLERRQIVLRPFQTSTTFQNLKRAGQGVFHVTDDVELLARAAIGRLDPLPELMAAEGVEGFRLADTCRWHAFRVRHGDDQSPRATFVADVVATGHVRDFFGFNRAKHAVVEAAILATRTHLLSSEEIAGEFAKLKILIDKTGGPQEHRAFALLGDYVAATGKRGGNG
- a CDS encoding DUF4058 family protein, with amino-acid sequence MPSPFPGMNPFLEQDDVWEDFHHNFLTWAQAALNSQLGDDYFARIEARVYIRELSEEERRFFGRADVAVSAASRPEHPTAVVELDAPVELVLPEVDLVRDSWLEIRDRRDRRVITIIELLSPANKRRGPDRDAYLSKRNGVLASQTHLVEIDLRRGGTRPELPPLPDCDYYVFICQYELRPRIGFWPIGLRDRLPTIPVPLTSSEPPIMLDLQELLHQSYDSADYGKTIYAEVPDPPLSAVDAAWSRQFIPVDHE
- a CDS encoding rhomboid family intramembrane serine protease, giving the protein MKRDELIEFDRRLKELGPHAPVTVAMIAVNAMIWLMMVTSGADWLDPSAETLRAWEANYAPLSTRGEGWRLATCLFVHAGIVQLLVNQWVLYQLGSWLERFLGHVGFALLYLLAGFVGSMLGVRWRPEATLAGSTNAIYGLIGALAAFYWRSPGTVPSAALGRLRAGTFVFLAYNVGVELYRQRLDSGGFFGGLAAGFLTGLVLSQPLSGPEPPVRWWRNAIVAAATVLVIFVVAPFVAHPPPPDVPAEVTAWYDLRRQAIETYSKAEDDFKADRITAQEFVRRIEQEILPNWRRKEAHLKDLDLKGLTPFAVEQIEALRHSMELRRQAFDLVADALSQGDGQAFDRAAEKAVEAQGIEDRVLDALQRQQKKSARKGARGG
- a CDS encoding M81 family metallopeptidase yields the protein MDKRVLLAGLFHETHTFLEGHTPLADFQFRRGKELLAAAGDGSPLAGVLEAADAYDWSLLPVVDVRATPGPTVEDAVFEQFWQEFLAVAGPALAQGIDGVFLVLHGGMVTHSCRDVEGELLDRIRGLPGGAGVPLCGVVDLHANFTERMARHSNGLIAYRENPHADARRAATDAAELLKRLMHTGERPLTAWVHPPLMWPPTGTGTADNPLATLEAAARNLEVDEPHFLAVNVFAGFAFADIPDTGASFTAVTLGDPDDAHAQLRHLSRWAFDHRQQGNRLEPPLEEVLPRLSQHKRGPVLLVEPSDNIGAGAPGDGTAVLRALIDNRIGPAAVAICDPQSVEQLADVAIGGRKTLAIGGKGHRLSGPPVRVEVELLSRSDGRFKLEDPQSHLASMSGARFEMGRSAVVRHEGMTVLLTSRRTPPFDLGQWRSQGIAPEKMFVICVKAAVAHRRAYEPIAAASYLVGTPGPCSSDLRTLPYQHVRRPIFPLDT